One window of the Gymnogyps californianus isolate 813 chromosome 13, ASM1813914v2, whole genome shotgun sequence genome contains the following:
- the OMD gene encoding osteomodulin translates to MGILSQLSIIHLLWAAMVFCQYEDYDFENEYDEEPDHQHPHYINPNTQAEVPRFPFPVECARECFCPPAFPLSMYCDHRKLKTIPNIPSHVQQLYLQNDDIEAVPAGPFTNATFLREINLSHNKIKFHMIDHGVFAKLSNLLQLHLQHNELEEFPFPLPSSLERLLLGFNKISRLSGNALEGLPNITMLDLCSNFLDDSVLKGKPFSNMKNLMQLNLCNNKLQTMPPDLPSSLMYLSLENNSISYIPENYFNRLPKIIALRMSHNNLQNIARNTFNLPNLLELNLGHNKLKQVFYIPRSLQHLYIEGNDIEIINVTLMCPSIDPMNTNQLTYIRVDQNKLTIPISTYAFFCFPHIRTIYYGEQNVNVNKSTQLRTPVFRRFLTPEEYHEAEDDHETHDHETEEEHEAEDNYFHPYFQ, encoded by the exons ATGGGGATTCTGAGCCAGCTATCAATCATTCACCTCCTCTGGGCTGCTATGGTCTTTTGTCAATATGAAGACTATGATTTTGAGAATGAATATGATGAGGAGCCAGATCATCAACATCCACATTATATTAATCCAAATACACAAGCTGAAGTTCCTCgctttccttttccagttgAGTGCGCCAGAGAATGCTTTTGTCCACCAGCTTTTCCGTTATCAATGTACTGTGATCATCGTAAACTTAAGACAATACCAAATATCCCTAGTCACGTCCAACAACTTTATCTGCAAAACGATGATATTGAAGCTGTACCTGCAGGACCATTCACTAATGCTACCTTCTTAAGAGAAATTAACCTCAGccacaacaaaattaaatttcatatgATTGACCATGGTGTTTTTGCCAAACTTTCAAACTTACTGCAACTCCATTTACAACATAATGAATTAGAAGAATTTCCATTCCCACTCCCCAGCTCTCTAGAGAGACTCCTCCTTGGTTTCAATAAGATTTCTCGGTTATCTGGAAATGCATTGGAAGGATTACCTAATATAACCATGCTTGACCTTTGCAGTAACTTTCTTGATGACTCAGTACTCAAAGGAAAACCcttttcaaacatgaaaaatttaatGCAGCTCAACTTATGCAACAACAAATTACAGACTATGCCTCCTGATCTACCATCGTCACTTATGTATCTCTCTCTTGAAAATAACTCAATTTCTTATATTCCAGAAAACTATTTCAACAGACTTCCAAAAATCATTGCTCTAAGAATGTCCCACAATAACCTGCAGAACATTGCACGCAACACCTTTAATCTACCCAATCTTCTAGAACTTAATCTTGGACATAACAAATTGAAACAAGTATTCTATATTCCAAGAAGTTTGCAGCATTTGTATATTGAAGGCAATGACATCGAAA TCATAAATGTTACTTTGATGTGTCCATCTATTGATCCAATGAACACCAACCAATTAACCTATATACGGGTGGACCAAAATAAGCTTACAATTCCAATAAGCACATATGCATTCTTTTGCTTCCCTCACATTCGAACCATTTATTATGGTGAACAAAATGTTAATGTCAACAAGTCAACTCAGCTAAGAACACCAGTGTTTCGACGATTTTTAACACCAGAAGAATACCATGAAGCAGAAGACGATCACGAAACACATGATCATGAAACCGAAGAAGAACATGAAGCAGAAGACAACTACTTTCATCCTTACTTTCAGTGA